The following are encoded in a window of bacterium SCSIO 12643 genomic DNA:
- a CDS encoding dihydroorotase yields MSTLIKNARIVNAQSSHHLSQKDILIERGVITAIKSNITTKAKNIIEGNDLHVSTGWIDLHAQFNEPGFEHKEDLKSGALAAKNGGFTTVVISADNHPVTDNKAQIRFIENQAKGLATEIKSFATLTEELKGQNFSELYDLHLSGAVGFSDGHHSIENPDLLKRALLYSKTFDGKVIVYPNDTRISQNGVVHEGEVSTGLGLKSIPSLSEEIRVARDLAVAEYCDAAIHFMHISTANAVDQIKRAKKRGLKVTCDVAIANLIWNDTVLTEFDSNFKVTPPLRTEADRKALVKGIKDGTIDCISTNHMPQNIEEKQCEFDLAGYGQSSIETAFSLYHTHLSKQIDLETWVSAISEKPRALFNQQVGVIETDQKANLTIFDTDTDWVVKSNDLKSKSKNNPTIGSTLKGKVVTTIF; encoded by the coding sequence ATGAGCACATTAATAAAAAACGCACGAATTGTAAATGCACAAAGTTCTCATCATTTATCTCAAAAAGATATTCTGATTGAAAGAGGTGTAATCACAGCGATTAAATCTAACATCACTACGAAGGCAAAAAATATCATCGAGGGAAACGATTTACATGTATCAACGGGATGGATAGACTTACATGCACAATTTAATGAGCCTGGGTTTGAGCATAAAGAAGATTTAAAATCGGGAGCATTAGCTGCAAAAAATGGAGGGTTTACTACCGTGGTTATTTCTGCAGATAATCATCCGGTTACAGATAATAAAGCACAAATTAGATTTATTGAAAATCAGGCTAAAGGACTCGCTACGGAAATCAAAAGTTTTGCTACGCTAACCGAAGAATTAAAAGGACAAAATTTCTCTGAATTGTACGATTTACATTTATCCGGTGCTGTTGGGTTTTCCGATGGACACCACTCTATAGAAAATCCGGATTTATTAAAACGTGCATTATTATATAGCAAAACGTTCGATGGTAAAGTTATCGTTTATCCTAACGACACGAGAATTTCGCAAAACGGAGTAGTTCATGAAGGTGAAGTAAGTACGGGCTTAGGTTTAAAATCTATACCTTCTTTAAGCGAAGAAATTCGTGTGGCAAGAGATCTGGCTGTAGCAGAGTATTGTGATGCAGCCATTCACTTTATGCATATCAGCACCGCAAACGCAGTAGATCAAATTAAACGTGCTAAAAAGCGTGGTTTAAAAGTAACTTGTGATGTGGCAATTGCGAATTTGATCTGGAATGATACCGTTTTAACAGAATTCGATTCTAATTTCAAAGTGACTCCTCCCTTACGTACGGAAGCGGATCGTAAAGCTTTAGTAAAAGGAATTAAAGATGGCACTATCGATTGTATTTCAACGAATCATATGCCGCAAAATATTGAAGAAAAACAGTGTGAATTTGATTTAGCTGGATATGGTCAATCTAGTATCGAAACTGCATTTAGTTTGTATCATACCCATTTATCTAAACAAATTGATCTGGAAACCTGGGTAAGCGCTATTTCAGAGAAACCAAGAGCACTATTCAATCAACAAGTAGGTGTGATTGAAACTGATCAGAAAGCCAATCTTACCATTTTTGATACAGATACCGATTGGGTTGTAAAATCTAATGATTTAAAATCAAAATCGAAAAATAATCCTACTATTGGAAGTACATTGAAAGGAAAAGTTGTTACAACGATTTTCTAA
- a CDS encoding BatA domain-containing protein has translation MSFLYPQFLLALIAVLIPVIIHLFNFQRYKKVYFSNVAFLKEVKHSTKAKSNLKHLLILLSRMLAITAVVLVFAQPFIPVSDQNSNSQKVSSTIYIDNSFSTENKNAEGRVFDVAREIGYQLVDQLPQHVNHQLLSNNFTGAEQHLYPTTELTKKLQELEINNKTQLLDHIVKRQASAFSESAYNSFIISDFHKSQFDFSSVPTDTLINYTLIPIQPILSQNISVDSVWFENPVHRTNTPEEIHFRLTNHSSKNIEGVRTTLFIDSTQRSFGNFDIPAKSQIDTFLVFNSKITGWHKGMIQINDRPIIFDNAFYFSYNVLDKIKVLSISSDQSSDNIKTAFLTEPYFEFHESHQSKLDFNSIMLQDLVILNEINHFSSGMIASIQQFVKNGGHLIVVPSSDQNQIELNTLLTSLKGSVITGIDNDSTRVNFINLNHHIYQDVFTHNQEKINLPDVYQHFTLSSNSQQDVLLKTVNQHPILSTWKAEKGQVFLFSLPLNASFSNFRIHSIFLPTFFQIAFNSSPQFNLYQTIGEDQYVTIKQPETHNDILYHIVDQNLDIIPEKYPTNNGVQLIFHDAIKQAGNYTLQTPDSIVGLLSFNYSRIESNPDCYSNSDLESIIDSLNLTNFSVFDSSIENFSDEFEKRETGIELWRWFILLALLFLAIEIILIRYFKPSVL, from the coding sequence ATGAGTTTTCTGTATCCGCAGTTTCTTTTAGCACTTATAGCGGTTTTAATCCCCGTAATAATACACCTATTTAATTTTCAGAGATACAAAAAGGTTTACTTCAGTAATGTTGCTTTTTTAAAGGAAGTTAAACATTCTACTAAAGCAAAATCTAATCTTAAACACTTGCTGATCCTCTTGAGCAGGATGCTTGCAATAACTGCAGTGGTTTTGGTGTTTGCCCAACCTTTTATACCCGTATCAGATCAAAATTCGAATAGTCAGAAGGTATCTTCTACGATATATATTGACAACTCATTTAGTACCGAAAATAAAAATGCAGAAGGACGTGTTTTTGATGTAGCCAGAGAAATTGGGTACCAACTGGTTGATCAACTTCCTCAACATGTCAATCATCAACTACTATCAAATAATTTTACGGGAGCAGAACAACATTTATATCCGACCACAGAACTTACTAAAAAACTTCAGGAGCTTGAAATCAATAACAAAACACAACTTCTGGATCATATTGTAAAAAGACAGGCTTCTGCATTTTCAGAATCTGCCTATAATAGCTTTATTATTTCTGATTTTCATAAATCACAATTTGATTTCTCATCTGTACCAACAGATACATTAATCAATTACACTCTGATTCCAATTCAACCCATATTATCACAAAATATATCTGTAGATTCTGTTTGGTTTGAAAACCCGGTTCATCGTACCAATACACCTGAAGAGATTCACTTTAGATTAACCAATCATAGTTCCAAGAATATTGAAGGTGTGCGCACCACTCTATTCATTGATAGCACGCAAAGGTCTTTTGGAAATTTTGATATTCCGGCAAAATCGCAAATAGATACGTTTTTAGTGTTCAATTCAAAAATTACCGGGTGGCATAAAGGAATGATCCAGATCAATGATCGGCCTATCATTTTTGACAATGCTTTCTATTTCAGTTATAATGTACTGGATAAGATCAAAGTATTATCTATTTCATCAGATCAAAGTTCCGATAATATAAAAACTGCTTTCCTTACAGAACCTTATTTTGAATTCCATGAAAGTCATCAATCCAAGCTGGATTTCAATTCCATTATGTTGCAAGATTTGGTCATCTTAAATGAAATCAATCATTTTAGCTCAGGGATGATTGCTTCGATACAGCAATTTGTAAAAAATGGTGGACACTTAATTGTTGTTCCTTCTTCGGATCAAAATCAAATTGAATTAAATACGCTCCTAACCTCACTTAAAGGTTCAGTTATTACCGGTATTGATAATGATTCTACACGTGTCAATTTCATCAACTTAAATCATCATATTTATCAGGATGTATTCACGCATAACCAGGAGAAAATTAATCTACCCGATGTATACCAACACTTCACGTTGTCATCAAATTCACAACAAGATGTCTTATTGAAAACAGTAAACCAACATCCCATATTATCTACCTGGAAAGCAGAGAAAGGTCAGGTATTCTTGTTTAGCTTACCATTAAACGCTTCGTTCAGTAATTTTAGAATCCACAGTATTTTTCTTCCCACATTTTTTCAAATTGCATTTAATAGTTCTCCGCAGTTTAATCTATATCAAACTATTGGCGAAGATCAATACGTAACAATTAAACAACCTGAAACGCATAATGACATTCTATATCACATTGTAGATCAGAACCTGGATATTATACCTGAAAAATATCCAACCAACAACGGAGTGCAACTCATTTTTCACGATGCAATTAAACAAGCTGGGAATTATACACTTCAAACTCCTGATAGTATTGTTGGCCTACTCTCTTTCAATTATTCCAGAATCGAATCAAATCCTGATTGCTATTCAAACTCTGATTTGGAAAGTATAATTGATAGTCTGAACCTTACTAACTTTAGTGTTTTTGATAGTTCTATTGAAAACTTTTCTGACGAATTTGAAAAACGTGAAACCGGAATAGAATTATGGCGCTGGTTTATTCTACTCGCCTTACTATTTCTGGCTATAGAAATTATTCTGATTAGATATTTTAAACCTTCGGTATTATGA